One segment of Rosa chinensis cultivar Old Blush chromosome 6, RchiOBHm-V2, whole genome shotgun sequence DNA contains the following:
- the LOC112172046 gene encoding probable signal peptidase complex subunit 2 — MQETKDASSKPKNPKKANLSDHSSIKHLLDESVSEIVTSRGYVEDTKLSNLKLLIGTIVITIALFAQFYKKKFPENQYFLIGCIVSYIVINGVLQLISYMKEKNAILFTHPPVGSFSTGLVVSSKLPRFSDLYTLTIASADPKSISANKPVEFTNSVTKWFTKDGVLVEGLLWKEVDGLINDYAREPKKSK; from the exons ATGCAAGAGACAAAAGACGCGAGCAGCAAGCCCAAAAACCCTAAGAAGGCCAACCTCTCAGATCACAGTTCCATCAAGCACCTCCTCGACGAGTCCGTCTCCGAG ATTGTTACGAGTCGGGGATATGTGGAGGATACCAAGTTAAGTAACTTGAAGTTGTTGATTGGAACCATTGTGATAACCATTGCTCTATTTGCTCAGTTCTACAAGAAGAAATTTCCTGAAAACCAGTACTTCCTGATTGGATGCATTGTATC GTATATTGTCATCAATGGGGTGCTACAGCTGATCTCCTACATGAAGGAGAAAAATGCAATATTGTTCACTCATCCTCCCGTG GGATCCTTTAGTACTGGGTTGGTGGTGTCTTCCAAATTACCAAGATTTTCTGACTTGTACACTCTTACAATAGCAAGTGcagatccaaaatcaatttctgCAAATAAACCGGTGGAATTCACAAATAGTGTTACTAagtg GTTTACCAAGGATGGAGTTTTGGTGGAAGGCTTGCTGTGGAAGGAAGTAGATGGACTAATAAATGATTATGCAAGAGAACCAAAGAAGAGCAAGTGA
- the LOC112170561 gene encoding cytochrome b561, DM13 and DOMON domain-containing protein At5g54830: MPRKPTATIFLVLLLLLLAFCYADPGSNCPKTSPLVNLESQFKMLQHQLRGSVKILDDCSFQVSNFDMLSGSDVHWWGAVAPDFNNLTAGFVISDQKLNETYKSASFTVRLRDNVTWDQIQVLAVWDLPTSSDFGHIVLRDVVNRSSGSSDLAPSPSPASDSGNGTGQVHTEPTMLVNCKSLSDDFRVRWTLRPEENVIDIGLEAATGSTNYMAFGWARPNITHQFMLGADVAVAGFKEDGMPFVDDFYITKYSECTVYKDGSVKGVCPDTRYEGTAPNGLVNNTKLVYGHRRDAVSFIRYQRPLESADKKYDLAVKHTEKRTVIWAVGPIRPPDTLQPYYLPQNHGGPQDVVYGHLELNVSEHVDDCYGPIEADDKEDQHLIIADAKAPLVVTSGQAVHYPDPPNPSKVLYINKKEAPVLRVERGVPVTFSIQAGHDVALYITSDPLGGNATLRNASETVYAGGSEAQGVQASPKELIWAPDRNTPDLVYYQSLYDQKMGWKVQVVDGGLSDMYNNSVILDDQQVTLFWTLAPDSISIAVRGEKKSGFVAIGFGRGMVNSYAYVGWIDNIGKGRVNTYWIDGKDASSVHPTHENLTYVRCRSENGIITFEFTRPLKPSCGKSDKPECKNIIDPTTPLKIIWAMGATWTDDHLGDQNMHFATSSRPIRVLLMRGSAEAEQDLQPVLAVHGFMMFLAWAILLPGGILAARYLKHVKGDGWYRIHVYLQYSGLVIVLLALLFAVAELRGFFFGSLHVKFGTTAIFLVCMQPVNAYLRPKRPNNGEQVSSKRVLWEYLHVIGGRSAIVVGFGALFTGLKHLGDRYGGENVDGLNLALIVWFLICVLIVIYLEYYERQRRRNRSIGRSNWVLGNLEEDDSVDLLSPNGIHSEKESHTSGRMEVQLEPLNR, translated from the coding sequence ATGCCTCGCAAGCCCACCGCCACCATCTTCCTAgtgcttctcctcctcctccttgcaTTCTGCTATGCCGATCCGGGTTCCAATTGCCCCAAAACCAGCCCTCTCGTCAACTTGGAATCGCAATTCAAAATGCTCCAGCACCAGCTCAGAGGCTCCGTTAAGATACTTGACGATTGCTCCTTCCAGGTTTCCAATTTCGACATGCTCTCCGGCTCCGACGTCCACTGGTGGGGCGCCGTCGCCCCCGATTTCAATAATCTCACCGCCGGCTTCGTAATCTCCGACCAGAAGCTCAACGAGACATACAAAAGCGCGAGCTTCACTGTGCGCCTGAGGGACAATGTCACCTGGGATCAGATCCAAGTCCTCGCCGTCTGGGACCTCCCCACCTCCTCCGACTTCGGTCACATCGTGCTCCGGGATGTAGTAAACAGATCGTCCGGCAGCTCCGATTTGGCTCCTTCTCCGTCGCCGGCGAGCGATTCAGGGAATGGGACCGGTCAGGTTCACACTGAGCCGACTATGTTGGTGAATTGCAAGAGTTTGTCCGACGATTTTAGGGTTAGATGGACACTGCGTCCTGAGGAGAATGTGATTGACATTGGGCTCGAGGCTGCCACCGGGTCGACGAATTACATGGCTTTCGGGTGGGCCCGCCCCAATATCACACACCAGTTTATGCTCGGAGCTGACGTGGCCGTCGCCGGATTCAAGGAGGACGGAATGCCGTTTGTGGATGATTTTTACATCACAAAGTACAGCGAGTGCACCGTGTACAAGGACGGCTCCGTCAAAGGGGTGTGCCCCGATACGAGATACGAAGGGACGGCCCCGAATGGCTTGGTGAACAATACCAAATTGGTTTACGGCCACCGGAGGGACGCCGTGTCGTTTATTAGGTACCAGAGGCCGTTGGAATCAGCTGATAAAAAGTATGATTTGGCGGTGAAGCATACCGAGAAAAGGACGGTGATTTGGGCCGTGGGGCCGATCAGGCCACCGGATACCCTTCAGCCTTACTATCTTCCCCAAAACCATGGGGGACCCCAGGATGTGGTTTATGGCCATTTGGAGCTGAATGTGTCTGAGCATGTGGATGACTGTTATGGTCCTATAGAGGCGGATGACAAGGAGGATCAGCACCTCATTATTGCGGATGCAAAGGCCCCGCTTGTGGTTACTTCCGGGCAGGCAGTGCATTATCCAGACCCTCCGAATCCTTCAAAGGTTCTTTACATTAACAAGAAAGAGGCTCCGGTGTTGAGAGTCGAAAGAGGGGTGCCGGTCACGTTTTCAATACAAGCTGGGCATGATGTTGCTCTCTACATTACTTCagatcctcttggtgggaatgCTACACTGAGGAATGCAAGCGAGACTGTGTATGCTGGAGGATCGGAAGCTCAAGGAGTTCAAGCCAGTCCCAAGGAGTTAATTTGGGCACCAGACAGGAATACCCCAGACCTAGTGTACTATCAATCTCTTTATGACCAGAAAATGGGATGGAAGGTACAGGTGGTTGATGGGGGTCTGTCAGATATGTATAATAACAGTGTGATTTTGGATGATCAGCAAGTTACCTTATTTTGGACACTGGCACCTGATTCTATATCTATTGCAGTCCGGGGTGAGAAGAAAAGCGGTTTCGTGGCAATAGGATTTGGTAGGGGAATGGTGAACAGCTATGCTTATGTGGGTTGGATTGATAATATTGGCAAAGGGCGGGTAAATACTTACTGGATTGATGGAAAGGATGCCTCAAGTGTGCATCCAACACATGAGAATTTGACATATGTGAGGTGCAGGTCAGAAAATGGGATCATTACGTTCGAGTTCACTCGTCCTTTGAAACCATCATGTGGTAAGAGTGATAAGCCCGAGTGTAAAAACATAATCGATCCAACTACTCCTCTTAAAATTATATGGGCAATGGGTGCTACATGGACTGATGATCATCTTGGTGATCAAAATATGCATTTTGCTACCAGCAGTAGGCCTATAAGGGTGCTGCTTATGCGTGGTTCTGCAGAGGCAGAGCAGGATTTACAGCCAGTATTAGCAGTGCATGGATTTATGATGTTTCTCGCTTGGGCTATCTTGCTTCCTGGTGGAATACTGGCGGCTAGATACTTAAAACATGTTAAGGGTGATGGTTGGTACCGGATTCATGTATACTTGCAGTACTCAGGTTTGGTAATCGTTCTACTTGCCCTTCTTTTTGCCGTTGCTGAGCTCCGTGGTTTCTTTTTCGGCTCATTACATGTTAAATTTGGAACTACGGCTATATTTTTGGTTTGTATGCAACCAGTGAATGCATACCTAAGGCCAAAGAGACCAAATAATGGAGAGCAGGTTTCCTCTAAAAGGGTTCTATGGGAGTATCTTCATGTGATCGGGGGCAGATCTGCCATTGTAGTAGGTTTTGGAGCACTTTTCACAGGACTGAAGCATTTAGGTGATAGATATGGCGGTGAAAATGTTGATGGACTAAATTTGGCTTTGATAGTTTGGTTCTTGATCTGTGTATTGATAGTAATATATCTGGAATACTATGAAAGGCAAAGAAGGAGGAATAGAAGTATCGGCAGAAGCAATTGGGTGCTGGGGAACCTTGAGGAGGATGACTCTGTTGATTTGTTGAGCCCAAATGGAATACATTCAGAGAAAGAATCACATACATCAGGAAGAATGGAAGTTCAATTAGAGCCTCTGAACAGATAG
- the LOC112172045 gene encoding B3 domain-containing protein REM9 isoform X1: MAASKPAFFTVLIGDFCRRLKMPTAFVDKLRGTPPCKCVLRGPNGQSWNVALEERESGLFFCKGWRKFVKYHCLEEGDFLVFHYTGKLKFDVTIYDESACEMDLEVSKRRSLADGSSDQVMSGKAVIEETPTGLTVFQSRNSCFMKTLETFRRYDLTIPQKIVKAEGLKGHMSLTLRDPEERSRIVETDVTVDKRLKLTKGWCQGCREFNISIGDKVVFEFVKPNVIQLHIFRGKDVLLSGPKVVDSSNYRQI; encoded by the exons ATGGCTGCTAGCAAACCAGCATTTTTCACGGTCCTCATTGGTGATTTCTGCCGGCGCCTG AAAATGCCAACTGCGTTTGTGGACAAGTTAAGGGGAACACCACCTTGCAAATGTGTTCTTAGAGGTCCCAATGGACAAAGTTGGAATGTGGCactggaagagagagaaagtggttTGTTCTTCTGTAAGGGTTGGCGGAAATTTGTGAAGTATCATTGTTTGGAAGAAGGGGACTTTTTGGTCTTCCATTATACTGGCAAACTTAAGTTTGATGTCACAATTTATGATGAAAGTGCCTGTGAAATGGATTTAGAAGTATCCAAGAGGAGAAGTCTCGCTGATGGTAGTA GCGATCAAGTCATGTCTGGGAAGGCTGTAATTGAAGAAACACCAACTGGATTGACGGTGTTCCAGTCAAGGAATTCATGTTTCATGAAAACTTTGGAGACATTTAGACGTTATGATCTG ACGATTCCGCAGAAAATAGTGAAAGCTGAGGGTCTTAAGGGACACATGTCTCTAACGCTTCGAGATCCAGAAGAGAGATCACGGATTGTTGAGACTGATGTCACCGTAGATAAACGTTTGAAGCTGACAAAAGGTTGGTGCCAAGGATGCAGGGAGTTCAATATCTCAATTGGGGACAAGGTTGTTTTCGAGTTTGTCAAGCCAAATGTGATTCAACTTCATATCTTCAGAGGCAAAGATGTGCTACTCTCAGGTCCTAAAGTTGTGGACTCTAGCAACTATAGGCAAATCTAG
- the LOC112173025 gene encoding probable CCR4-associated factor 1 homolog 7 codes for MSILPKGDSIQIREVWNDNLEEEFHIIRGIVDKYNYVAMDTEFPGVVLRPVGAFKNISDYNYQTLKDNVDMLKLIQLGLTFSDENGNLPTCGTENFFIWQFNFREFNVTEDIFASDSIELLRQCGIDFKKNSEKGIDVNRFAELLMSSGIVLNDAVHWVTFHSGYDFGYLLKLLTCRSLPDTQAGFFDLIKIYFPMVYDIKHLMKFCNSLHGGLNKLAELLDVERVGVCHQAGSDSLLTACTFRKLRDTFFSGSTEKYAGVLYGLGVENGQSTN; via the coding sequence ATGTCAATTTTGCCGAAAGGGGATTCGATTCAAATCCGGGAGGTGTGGAATGATAATCTTGAGGAAGAGTTTCATATAATCCGTGGTATTGTTGACAAGTATAACTATGTTGCTATGGATACCGAGTTCCCAGGGGTGGTTCTTCGCCCTGTGGGGGCCTTTAAGAACATTAGTGATTACAACTATCAGACCCTGAAAGACAATGTTGATATGTTGAAATTGATTCAGTTGGGCCTCACTTTCTCGGATGAGAATGGGAACCTGCCTACCTGTGGAACCGAAAACTTTTTCATTTGGCAGTTCAATTTCCGCGAGTTCAATGTCACCGAGGACATCTTTGCCAGCGATTCCATTGAGTTGTTGCGTCAATGTGGGATTGACTTCAAGAAGAACAGCGAGAAGGGTATTGATGTGAATCGGTTTGCTGAGCTTTTGATGTCTTCAGGGATTGTGTTGAATGATGCTGTGCATTGGGTCACCTTCCATAGCGGGTATGATTTTGGATACCTGCTCAAGCTATTGACTTGTAGGAGTTTGCCCGACACGCAAGCCGGTTTCTTTGATTTGATCAAGATATACTTCCCAATGGTGTATGATATCAAGCATTTGATGAAGTTTTGCAACAGCCTCCATGGTGGGTTGAACAAGCTTGCAGAACTGTTGGATGTGGAAAGAGTTGGTGTGTGCCATCAAGCAGGCTCGGACAGTTTGCTTACAGCTTGCACCTTTAGGAAATTGAGGGATACCTTCTTCAGTGGCTCTACCGAGAAATATGCAGGTGTTTTGTATGGTCTGGGTGTTGAAAATGGACAGAGTactaattga
- the LOC112172045 gene encoding B3 domain-containing protein REM5 isoform X2 — protein sequence MAASKPAFFTVLIGDFCRRLKMPTAFVDKLRGTPPCKCVLRGPNGQSWNVALEERESGLFFCKGWRKFVKYHCLEEGDFLVFHYTGKLKFDVTIYDESACEMDLEVSKRRSLADGDQVMSGKAVIEETPTGLTVFQSRNSCFMKTLETFRRYDLTIPQKIVKAEGLKGHMSLTLRDPEERSRIVETDVTVDKRLKLTKGWCQGCREFNISIGDKVVFEFVKPNVIQLHIFRGKDVLLSGPKVVDSSNYRQI from the exons ATGGCTGCTAGCAAACCAGCATTTTTCACGGTCCTCATTGGTGATTTCTGCCGGCGCCTG AAAATGCCAACTGCGTTTGTGGACAAGTTAAGGGGAACACCACCTTGCAAATGTGTTCTTAGAGGTCCCAATGGACAAAGTTGGAATGTGGCactggaagagagagaaagtggttTGTTCTTCTGTAAGGGTTGGCGGAAATTTGTGAAGTATCATTGTTTGGAAGAAGGGGACTTTTTGGTCTTCCATTATACTGGCAAACTTAAGTTTGATGTCACAATTTATGATGAAAGTGCCTGTGAAATGGATTTAGAAGTATCCAAGAGGAGAAGTCTCGCTGATG GCGATCAAGTCATGTCTGGGAAGGCTGTAATTGAAGAAACACCAACTGGATTGACGGTGTTCCAGTCAAGGAATTCATGTTTCATGAAAACTTTGGAGACATTTAGACGTTATGATCTG ACGATTCCGCAGAAAATAGTGAAAGCTGAGGGTCTTAAGGGACACATGTCTCTAACGCTTCGAGATCCAGAAGAGAGATCACGGATTGTTGAGACTGATGTCACCGTAGATAAACGTTTGAAGCTGACAAAAGGTTGGTGCCAAGGATGCAGGGAGTTCAATATCTCAATTGGGGACAAGGTTGTTTTCGAGTTTGTCAAGCCAAATGTGATTCAACTTCATATCTTCAGAGGCAAAGATGTGCTACTCTCAGGTCCTAAAGTTGTGGACTCTAGCAACTATAGGCAAATCTAG
- the LOC112171886 gene encoding CHD3-type chromatin-remodeling factor PICKLE produces the protein MSSLVERLRTRSDRKPIYNIDESDDDGDFGTGKPGRAQEKFEKIVRTDVKDNSCQACGESENLMECETCNYAYHAKCLLPPLKAPLPDSWRCPECVSPLTDIDKILDCEMRPTVADDSDASKLGSKQIFVKQYLVKWKGLSYLHCTWIPEKEFFKAFKTYPRLKQKVNNFNRQSSSNNNTDDEFVAIRPEWTTVDRILACRGDDEKQYLVKWKELPYDECYWEVEADISTFQPEIERFHKIQSRSQKLSGKQKSSLKDALEPKKKQKEFQQFEHSPEFLSGGTLHPYQLEGLNFLRFSWSKQTHVILADEMGLGKTIQSIAFLASLFEERVYPHLVVAPLSTLRNWEREFATWAPQMNVVMYVGSSQARAVIREYEFYFPKNHKKIKKKKSGQISGESKQDRIKFDVLLTSYEMINLDSTSLKPIKWECMIVDEGHRLKNKDSKLFSSLQQYWTNHRTLLTGTPLQNNLDELFMLMHFLDAAKFASLEEFQEEFKDINQEEQISRLHKILAPHLLRRVKKDVMKELPPKKELILRIELSSKQKEYYKAILTRNYQILTRRGGAQISLINVVMELRKLCCHAYMLEGVEPDIEDANESHKQLLESSGKLQVLDKMLVKLKQQGHRVLIYSQFQHMLDLLEDYCTYKKWQYERIDGKVGGAERQIRIDRFNAKNSSRFCFLLSTRAGGLGINLATADTVIIYDSDWNPHADLQAMARAHRLGQTNKVMIYRLITRGTIEERMMQLTKKKMVLEHLVVGRLKAQNINQEELDDIIRYGSKELFADENDEVGKSRQIHYDDAAIDRLLDREQAGDDDAVLEDEDEDGFLKAFKVANFEYIDEAEAVEEEEPEKAAVDSRPTESVAEKTNFWEDLLKDRYEVHKVEEFNALGKGKRSRKQMVSVEEDDLAGLEDVSSDGEDDNYEAEVTDGETASSAPLSGTLSGRKPNKKRSRVDSAEPPPLMEGEGRSFKVLGFNQNQRATFVQILMRFGMGDYDWKEFVARMKKTYEEIKAYGTLFLEHIVEQPLTDSPTFSDGVPKEGLRIQDVLVRISVMSMIHQKAKFATENPGAPLYEDDIMFRYPGLKGSKYWKEYHDGILLRAVLKHGYGRWQAIVDDKDLGIQEVICQELNLPFMNFPVPGQVKAQNTEVPGNAAGNGNGNDVGENVVQGTIDPANQPQSYQESSTLHHFRDMQRRLVEFIKRRVLLLEKGNNAEAQKEYFDELYANEIAELEKETMGTNLPYTGETDKQMGDQLPRVEEIGSEEILAAACDNDPDRLKLPQLYNEMCKLVEGTAPQSLQTSFETICEDILSRTRPPVQQNPPTSAQPTLNADRQPGDESKSNLVVPESPSAQDNAAPAAEVQMGDLATEPKPEIVELDSRNTADE, from the exons ATGAGTAGCTTGGTTGAGAGGCTGCGCACTAGATCAGACCGAAAGCCAATTTATAATATTGACGAGTCTGACGATGATGGTGATTTTGGGACTGGAAAACCTGGAAGAGCTCAGGAAAAGTTTGAGAAGATTGTTAGGACTGACGTG AAAGATAATTCCTGTCAAGCGTGTGGGGAAAGCGAGAATCTTATGGAATGTGAGACATGCAACTATGCATATCATGCTAAGTGTTTACTTCCCCCATTAAAGGCTCCTCTCCCTGACAGCTGGCGATGTCCGGAATGT GTGAGCCCTCTGACTGACATCGACAAGATTCTGGATTGTGAAATGCGACCTACTGTGGCCGATGATAGTGACGCCTCAAAGCTGGGTTCAAAGCAAATTTTTGTTAAACAATATCTTGTGAAGTGGAAGGGATTATCATATCTACATTGCACATG GATTCCTGAGAAAGAATTTTTCAAAGCGTTCAAGACGTACCCACGTCTAAAGCAGAAGGTTAACAATTTCAATCGTCAAAGTTCTTCAAATAATAACACAGATGATGAATTTGTTGCCATTCGACCCGAATGGACAACTGTTGATCGGATCCTTGCTTGCAG GGGCGACGATGAGAAGCAATATCTTGTAAAGTGGAAAGAACTTCCTTACGATGAATGCTATTGGGAGGTGGAGGCTGATATCTCGACATTTCAACCAGAAATAGAGAGATTCCATAAAATACAGTCTAGATCTCAGAAATTGTCTGGTAAGCAGAAGAGTAGTCTTAAAGATGCTCTTGAACCAAAAAAGAAGCAGAAAGAGTTTCAACAGTTCGAACACAGTCCTGAATTTCTTTCTGGAG GTACACTGCATCCCTATCAGCTTGAAGGTCTGAACTTCTTACGTTTCTCCTGGTCCAAACAAACTCATGTCATACTTGCAGACGAGATGGGACTTG GCAAAACTATACAGAGTATAGCTTTTTTAGCATCTCTCTTTGAAGAGAGAGTCTATCCACATCTAGTGGTGGCTCCACTTTCAACATTACGAAATTGGGAACGGGAATTTGCAACATGGGCACCTCAAATGAATGTT GTTATGTATGTTGGCTCTTCCCAAGCCCGTGCAGTCATACGTGAATACGAATTTTACTTCCCCAAAAatcacaagaagatcaagaaaaagaaatctgGTCAGATCAGTGGGGAAAGCAAGCAAGATAGGATCAAGTTTGATGTCCTTCTCACATCATATGAGATGATTAACTTGGACTCTACATCACTGAAACCGATAAAGTGGGAGTGTATG ATTGTTGATGAAGGGCATCGTCTCAAAAACAAGGATTCAAAATTGTTTTCATCATTACAGCAGTACTGGACTAATCATCGCACATTGCTGACTGGAACTCCTCTTCAG AACAATCTGGACGAACTTTTCATGCTTATGCACTTCCTCGATGCTGCCAAG TTTGCAAGTCTAGAGGAGTTCCAGGAAGAGTTTAAGGATATAAATCAAGAGGAGCAGATCTCCAGGCTTCACAAAATACTTGCTCCTCATCTTCTTAGAa GGGTGAAAAAAGATGTCATGAAAGAACTACCTCCTAAGAAGGAACTTATATTACGCATTGAATTAAGCAGCAAGCAGAAAGAATATTACAAAGCAATTCTGACTCGTAACTATCAGATACTGACTCGTCGCGGTGGTGCACAG ATATCTCTTATCAATGTGGTCATGGAATTGCGCAAGCTCTGTTGTCATGCTTATATGCTAGAGGGAGTCGAACCGGACATAGAAGATGCCAATGAATCTCACAA ACAACTTTTGGAATCTTCTGGAAAACTCCAAGTATTGGACAAAATGCTGGTGAAACTTAAGCAGCAAGGGCACAGGGTGCTTATCTATTCACAATTTCAACACATGTTGGATTTGTTAGAAGACTACTGTACatacaaa aAATGGCAGTATGAACGAATAGATGGTAAAGTTGGTGGAGCTGAGAGACAGATAAGGATAGATCGATTTAATGCCAAAAACTCTTCCAGGTTTTGCTTTCTGCTTTCCACTAGAGCTGGGGGCTTGGGCATAAACCTTGCAACTGCTGACACAGTGATCATATATGATAG TGATTGGAATCCTCATGCTGATCTACAAGCTATGGCTAGAGCTCATCGACTTGGGCAAACTAACAAG GTGATGATTTATAGGCTAATAACACGAGGAACGATTGAAGAAAGAATGATGCAACTGACTAAGAAGAAAATGGTATTGGAGCATTTGGTTGTTGGAAGGTTAAAGGCTCAAAACATCAACCAG GAAGAGCTTGATGACATCATTAGATATGGATCCAAGGAGTTATTTGCTGATGAAAATGATGAAGTAGGAAAATCCCGTCAAATTCATTATGATGATGCCGCGATAGATAG ATTACTTGATCGTGAACAAGCTGGGGATGATGACGCTGTGTTGGAGGACGAAGATGAAGATGGATTTTTAAAGGCCTTTAAG GTTGCAAATTTTGAATACATTGACGAAGCAGAGGCAGTAGAAGAGGAGGAACCAGAAAAGGCTGCAGTGGACAGTAGACCTACAGAAAGCGTTGCAGAGAAGACAAATTTCTGGGAAGATTTGTTAAAGGACAGATATGAAGTGCATAAAGTTGAAGAATTTAATGCTTTAGGCAAAGGGAAGAGAAGTCGTAAGCAG ATGGTATCTGTTGAAGAAGATGATCTTGCTGGTTTGGAAGATGTAAGTTCTGATGGAGAGGATGATAACTATGAAGCTGAAGTGACGGATGGTGAAACAGCTTCCTCTGCACCTCTTTCTGGAACTCTTTCTGGGAGAAAGCCTAATAAAAAGAGAAGTCGTG TGGATAGTGCAGAACCCCCTCCTTTGatggaaggagaaggaagatcATTCAAAGTCTTGGGTTTCAATCAAAATCAGAGGGCTACATTTGTACAAATTTTGATGAG GTTTGGGATGGGGGATTATGACTGGAAGGAGTTTGTAGCACGCATGAAGAAGACATATGAAGAAATAAAAGC TTATGGTACTCTATTCTTGGAACACATAGTTGAACAACCATTAACAGACTCCCCAACCTTTTCAG ATGGTGTCCCTAAAGAAGGACTCAGGATACAAGACGTACTTGTTCGGATTTCTGTTATGTCTATGATTCATCAGAAA GCAAAGTTTGCAACCGAAAATCCAGGCGCTCCTTTGTATGAAGATGACATCATGTTCCGTTACCCAGGACTGAAGGGTAGCAAATATTGGAAGGAGTATCATGATGGAATATTACTGCGTGCCGTATTAAA GCATGGCTATGGAAGATGGCAAGCTATTGTTGATGACAAGGACCTGGGGATTCAAGAAGTTATTTGTCAGGAGTTGAATCTTCCTTTTATGAATTTTCCTGTCCCAGGGCAGGTTAAAGCACAAAATACTGAAGTACCTGGTAACGCTGCTGGAAATGGTAATGGAAATGACGTAGGAGAAAATGTAGTTCAGGGAACCATTGATCCAGCAAACCAACCTCAATCATATCAAGAGTCTTCTACGTTGCATCATTTTAGAGATATGCAAAGAAGATTGGTAGAATTTATCAAGCGAAGAGTGCTTCTCTTGGAGAAAGGCAACAATGCAGAAGCCCAGAAAGAATACTTT GATGAATTGTATGCAAATGAGATTGCGGAGCTTGAGAAGGAAACCATGGGGACAAATCTGCCATACACTGGGGAGACTGATAAGCAAATGGGCGATCAGTTGCCAAGAGTTGAAGAAATCG GTTCGGAAGAAATTTTAGCTGCAGCTTGTGACAACGATCCAGATCGTTTAAAATTGCCTCAGCTTTATAATGAG ATGTGCAAACTAGTGGAAGGAACTGCCCCTCAGTCACTGCAGACTTCTTTTGAAACTATCTGCGAAGACATACTAAGCAGGACTCGTCCCCCTGTGCAACAGAATCCTCCTACCTCAGCACAGCCAACACTAAATGCAGATAGACAACCAGGAGATGAGTCAAAGAGCAATCTTGTAGTCCCTGAATCACCCTCTGCACAAGATAATGCTGCTCCTGCAGCCGAAGTTCAAATGGGAGATTTGGCAACAGAACCCAAGCCCGAAATTGTGGAGTTAGACTCCCGCAACACAGCAGATGAATAG